In Planctomycetaceae bacterium, a single window of DNA contains:
- the atpD gene encoding F0F1 ATP synthase subunit beta, which translates to MSDTAVVAVAGKVSQVIGSTFDAEFPEGHLPSIYNALLIEANVKGNPIKVTGEVQQHLGGGKVRCVALGSTDGMVRGMEVVDTGKPLSVPVGKETLGRVFNVLGDAIDGRGEVASEERWAIHRRPPKLENLSAKTELFETGIKVVDLLTPFVRGGKAGLFGGAGLGKTVILTEMIARIASAHGGYSVFAGVGERTREGNDLWLEMQEAKIGDTGRSVIEQTCMVFGQMNEPPGARLRVALSALTMAEWFRDATGADTLLFVDNIFRFSQAGSEVSALLGRMPSAVGYQPTLGTELGELQERITSTSGGAITSVQAVYVPADDPTDPAPATAFAHLDAFIYLERRIAEKGIYPAIDPLASSSRILDPQYVGQHHYDVARRVQQTLQRYRELQDIIAILGVDELSEEDKMVVHRARRIERFLSQPFLVAEVFTGKAGKITPLADTIRSFEEICDGKWDHLPEAAFMYVGAIEEAEEQYKKMQAEA; encoded by the coding sequence ATGAGTGACACAGCAGTAGTAGCAGTAGCCGGCAAGGTTTCGCAGGTGATCGGATCGACATTCGATGCCGAGTTTCCAGAAGGTCATCTTCCGTCGATCTACAACGCCCTTCTGATCGAGGCCAATGTTAAAGGCAACCCGATCAAGGTTACTGGTGAGGTCCAGCAGCATCTTGGTGGCGGAAAGGTTCGTTGCGTCGCCCTCGGTTCTACCGACGGAATGGTGCGTGGGATGGAGGTTGTCGACACAGGCAAACCACTGTCTGTTCCAGTGGGTAAAGAAACTCTTGGACGTGTCTTCAATGTTCTCGGGGATGCGATTGATGGTCGCGGTGAAGTCGCCAGCGAAGAGCGATGGGCCATTCACCGACGCCCGCCCAAACTGGAGAACCTGAGTGCGAAGACCGAACTCTTCGAAACAGGGATCAAAGTGGTTGACCTCCTCACCCCGTTCGTACGCGGTGGTAAAGCGGGACTCTTCGGAGGAGCCGGACTGGGTAAAACCGTCATTCTGACCGAGATGATTGCTCGTATTGCGAGTGCACACGGTGGTTACTCTGTCTTCGCGGGAGTTGGTGAACGAACGCGTGAAGGAAACGACCTCTGGCTGGAAATGCAGGAAGCCAAGATCGGTGATACGGGGCGTTCTGTTATTGAGCAAACATGTATGGTGTTCGGGCAGATGAACGAGCCCCCCGGAGCACGACTTCGAGTTGCATTGTCCGCGCTGACCATGGCGGAGTGGTTCCGCGATGCAACTGGTGCAGACACTCTGCTGTTCGTTGACAACATTTTCCGATTTTCTCAGGCAGGTTCTGAGGTTTCTGCGTTGCTTGGGCGTATGCCTTCAGCGGTGGGATATCAGCCAACTCTTGGGACCGAACTGGGTGAACTTCAGGAACGAATTACCTCAACATCGGGCGGTGCGATTACCTCTGTTCAGGCTGTATATGTTCCTGCAGACGACCCGACAGACCCGGCACCTGCAACCGCGTTCGCTCACCTTGACGCGTTCATCTACCTCGAGCGACGTATCGCGGAAAAAGGGATCTACCCGGCCATCGACCCGCTGGCATCGTCCAGTCGAATTCTTGACCCCCAGTATGTTGGTCAGCATCACTACGACGTCGCCCGACGAGTACAACAAACGCTGCAACGCTACCGAGAACTTCAGGACATCATCGCAATTCTTGGGGTGGATGAACTGAGCGAAGAGGACAAGATGGTCGTCCATCGGGCTCGACGAATTGAACGCTTTCTTTCGCAGCCGTTCCTCGTTGCAGAGGTCTTTACAGGAAAAGCTGGTAAGATCACCCCACTGGCTGACACCATACGCAGCTTCGAGGAAATCTGCGACGGGAAATGGGATCACCTGCCGGAAGCAGCTTTCATGTACGTCGGGGCAATTGAAGAAGCAGAAGAGCAATACAAGAAGATGCAGGCAGAGGCCTGA
- the atpC gene encoding ATP synthase F1 subunit epsilon — protein sequence MANLRLVLVTPEKTLFDREVASIRVPLFDGSAGFYPGRAPLVGRLGIGELRLTNGSEEESYFVEGGFVQVKGEVVSVLTNAAIPVSEISRKSAAEQLQSAKAAKSNSDEEYLAMARKLERARKMLTLAGKD from the coding sequence GTGGCTAATTTGCGACTGGTACTCGTCACTCCCGAAAAGACTCTGTTCGACCGAGAAGTCGCGTCGATCCGTGTGCCGCTGTTTGACGGTTCAGCCGGCTTCTATCCGGGCCGTGCGCCGCTGGTCGGACGTCTGGGGATCGGCGAATTACGTCTGACGAACGGGAGCGAAGAAGAGTCCTACTTTGTTGAAGGTGGCTTCGTTCAGGTGAAGGGGGAAGTGGTCTCCGTACTCACGAATGCCGCGATCCCAGTCTCAGAGATCAGTCGCAAATCGGCAGCAGAGCAATTACAGTCCGCGAAAGCCGCTAAGTCGAACTCCGATGAGGAGTATCTGGCGATGGCCCGCAAACTGGAACGCGCTCGCAAAATGCTCACCCTTGCAGGCAAAGACTAA